One Phenylobacterium hankyongense DNA segment encodes these proteins:
- a CDS encoding spinster family MFS transporter — MTATVSPAAIASSDDARARRYRLLVLAILVLAYTFNFLDRQILGILAGSIKKDLGLTDSQLGLMGGLAFALFYTALGIPIAWLADRSSRTWIITVSLALWSAFTAACGLAGGFWQLFLCRMGVGVGEAGGVAPAYSVISDYFPKAQRARALAAYSFGIPVGSALGILFGGLIAHAIDWRAAFIAVGLAGVLLAPIFRLMVKEPVRGAHDDAPAAVTPSAGGVGVLVRKPAFWLISLAAAASSVCGYGVAFWLPSFFERSLGMGLVDRSLFLGAITLVGGTAGVWAGGWLGDRLGARNRAAYLLVPAAAFMLALPCFFFAIQSTSLPMAFVLFLIPQALNLVWLGPVITAVQHLVPSAQRSTASACFLFVNNLIGLGLGTWYFGAVSDALTPRFGAESLRYAIYSGLGFYVVSALLFTIGAARLKREWVD, encoded by the coding sequence ATGACCGCCACAGTCTCACCTGCCGCCATCGCGTCCTCGGACGACGCCCGGGCTCGCCGCTACCGTCTCCTGGTGCTGGCGATCTTGGTTCTCGCCTACACCTTCAACTTCCTGGACCGGCAGATCCTCGGGATCCTCGCCGGCTCCATCAAGAAGGACCTGGGCCTCACCGACAGCCAGCTGGGCCTGATGGGCGGGCTGGCGTTCGCGCTGTTCTACACCGCCCTCGGCATCCCGATCGCCTGGCTGGCCGACCGCTCCAGCCGCACCTGGATCATCACCGTTTCGCTGGCGCTGTGGAGCGCCTTCACCGCCGCCTGCGGGCTGGCCGGCGGCTTCTGGCAGCTGTTCCTGTGCCGGATGGGCGTCGGCGTCGGCGAGGCGGGCGGCGTCGCGCCGGCCTATTCCGTGATTTCCGACTACTTCCCGAAGGCGCAGCGGGCGAGGGCGCTCGCCGCCTATTCCTTCGGCATTCCGGTGGGCTCGGCGCTGGGCATCCTGTTCGGCGGCCTGATCGCCCACGCCATCGACTGGCGCGCGGCCTTCATCGCCGTGGGCCTGGCCGGCGTCCTGCTGGCGCCGATCTTCCGCCTGATGGTCAAGGAGCCTGTGCGCGGCGCCCACGACGATGCGCCTGCGGCTGTGACCCCCTCGGCCGGCGGCGTCGGCGTGCTGGTGCGCAAGCCGGCCTTCTGGCTGATCTCCCTGGCCGCCGCCGCCTCGTCGGTGTGCGGCTACGGCGTCGCCTTCTGGCTGCCGTCCTTCTTCGAACGCAGCCTGGGCATGGGGCTGGTCGACCGTTCGCTGTTCCTGGGCGCGATCACCCTGGTCGGCGGCACGGCGGGGGTGTGGGCCGGCGGCTGGCTGGGCGACCGGCTGGGCGCGCGCAACCGCGCCGCCTACCTGCTGGTGCCGGCGGCCGCCTTCATGCTGGCGCTGCCGTGCTTCTTCTTCGCCATCCAATCCACCTCGCTGCCGATGGCCTTCGTGCTGTTCCTGATCCCGCAGGCGCTGAACCTGGTGTGGCTGGGGCCGGTGATCACTGCCGTGCAGCACCTGGTTCCCTCGGCGCAGCGCTCCACCGCGTCGGCCTGCTTCCTGTTCGTCAACAACCTGATCGGGCTCGGCCTCGGCACCTGGTATTTCGGCGCGGTGTCCGACGCGCTGACGCCGCGCTTCGGCGCCGAGTCGCTGCGCTACGCCATCTATTCGGGCCTCGGGTTCTACGTCGTGAGCGCCTTACTTTTCACCATCGGCGCCGCCCGCCTGAAGCGCGAATGGGTCGATTGA
- the gltB gene encoding glutamate synthase large subunit: protein METPQRQGLYDPANEHDSCGVGFVANIKGRKSHEVIEAGLQILVNLDHRGAVGADPLVGDGAGILIQIPDGLYRNWAAAAGVALPPAGEYAVAMCFLPRDEEARDAAVAQFEHFLTVEKQPLLGWRDVPMDTMGLGEAVLAQMPVIRQAFIGRGPNVRDQDAHERKLLAVRKQLQNPLAELAVKRNLPGLTQLYIPSLSTRTVVYKGLLLAHQVGTFYTDLLDPLAESALALVHQRFSTNTFPSWKLAHPYRFIAHNGEINTVRGNVNWMNARRRSMESELLGPDLNKMWPLIPHGQSDTACLDNALELLVAGGYPLAHAVMMLIPEAWSGNPQMDPKRRAFYEYHAALMEPWDGPAAVAFTDGRQIGATLDRNGLRPARFIITDQDHVIMASEVGVLDVPEERIVRKWRLQPGKMLLIDMEEGRIIEDEEIKRALAEAAPYEDWLADTQFKLEELSLAAEPEAPLSNDPDALLDRQQAFGYTQEDLAFFLEPMGRAGDDPIGSMGSDTPIAVLSKRPKLLYEYFKQNFAQVTNPPIDPIREELVMSLVSMIGPRPNLLGRQAGNHKRLEVAQPILTDEDLAKIRAINELLDGAFRTATLDATWPAEEGAAGLDGALDRLCREATDNVLADMNILILSDRAASADRIPIPAALATAAVHHHLIRQGLRMQTGLVIETGEAREVHHFCVLAGYGAEAVNPYLAFQTLEQIRVRNGLPQSAYEVRKNFIKAIGKGVLKVMSKMGISTYQSYCGAQIFDAVGLSSALIEKYFTGTASTIEGVGLAEIAEESVRRHRDAYGDNPIYKTMLDVGGQYAWRLRGEAHAWSPESVSALQHAVRGNLPDAYREFARAINEQSERLLTIRGLMRLKPADQPVRLDEVEPATEIVKRFSTGAMSFGSISREAHTTLAIAMNRIGGRSNTGEGGEEADRFTPLPNGDSMRSAIKQVASGRFGVTAEYLVNADDIQIKMAQGAKPGEGGQLPGHKVDKNIARVRHSTPGVGLISPPPHHDIYSIEDLAQLIHDLKNVNPQARISVKLVSEVGVGTVAAGVAKARADHVTISGFEGGTGASPLTSLTHAGSPWEIGLAETQQTLLLNGLRTRIAVQADGGLRTGRDVAIAALLGADEFGFATAPLIAAGCIMMRKCHLNTCPVGVATQDPVLRARFTGQPEHVINYFFFVAEELRELMAELGFRTVSEMIGRVDRLDVSPALDHWKAHGIDLSRILYAAPAQGAKGLWNQDRQDHGLGKALDNTLIADAQAALERGEPVRGTYEIRNVNRTVGAMLSGAVARAYGHAGLPEDTIALTFRGNAGQSFGAFAARGVSLELIGDANDYVGKGLSGGRVVVRQPPESRREPTRNIIVGNTVLYGAIAGEAYFEGVAGERFAVRNSGAVTVVEGLGDHGCEYMTGGVVVVLGDTGRNFAAGMSGGVAYVYDPGGRFAGLCNTAMVELEAVEPPAPANAADEPFRPSQRAISVENNGMGDMLRYDAERLRVLIERHHLHTGSARAAEILDDWDQARAAFVKVMPTDYRRALLELATARDTAPAVAAE from the coding sequence ATGGAAACCCCGCAGCGGCAGGGCCTGTACGATCCGGCGAACGAGCACGACTCGTGCGGCGTGGGCTTCGTGGCCAACATCAAGGGCCGCAAGTCCCATGAGGTGATCGAGGCCGGGCTGCAGATCCTGGTCAACCTCGACCACCGCGGCGCGGTCGGCGCCGATCCGCTGGTCGGCGACGGCGCGGGCATACTGATCCAGATCCCCGACGGGCTCTACCGCAACTGGGCCGCCGCGGCCGGCGTGGCGCTGCCGCCGGCCGGCGAGTACGCGGTCGCCATGTGCTTCCTGCCCCGGGACGAGGAGGCGCGCGACGCCGCCGTCGCGCAGTTCGAGCACTTCCTCACCGTCGAGAAGCAGCCGCTGCTCGGCTGGCGCGACGTGCCGATGGACACCATGGGCCTCGGCGAGGCGGTGCTGGCGCAGATGCCGGTGATCCGCCAGGCCTTCATCGGCCGCGGGCCCAACGTCCGCGACCAGGACGCCCACGAGCGCAAGCTGCTGGCGGTGCGCAAGCAGCTGCAGAACCCGCTCGCCGAGCTGGCCGTGAAGCGCAACCTGCCGGGCCTGACCCAGCTCTACATCCCGTCGCTGTCGACGCGGACGGTGGTCTACAAGGGCCTGCTGCTCGCCCACCAGGTGGGGACCTTCTACACCGACCTCCTGGACCCGCTGGCCGAGTCCGCCTTGGCCCTGGTCCACCAGCGGTTCTCCACCAACACCTTCCCGTCGTGGAAGCTGGCGCACCCCTACCGGTTCATCGCCCACAACGGCGAGATCAACACGGTGCGCGGCAACGTGAACTGGATGAACGCGCGTCGCCGCTCGATGGAAAGCGAGCTGCTGGGCCCGGACCTCAACAAGATGTGGCCGCTGATCCCGCACGGGCAGTCGGACACCGCCTGCCTGGACAATGCGTTGGAGCTGCTGGTGGCCGGCGGCTATCCGCTGGCGCACGCGGTGATGATGCTGATCCCGGAGGCCTGGTCGGGCAATCCGCAGATGGATCCCAAGCGCCGCGCCTTCTACGAATACCACGCCGCGCTGATGGAGCCCTGGGATGGGCCGGCGGCGGTGGCCTTCACCGACGGCCGCCAGATCGGCGCGACGCTCGACCGCAACGGCCTGCGCCCGGCGCGCTTCATCATCACCGACCAGGACCATGTGATCATGGCCTCCGAGGTCGGCGTGCTCGACGTCCCCGAGGAACGCATCGTCCGCAAGTGGCGGCTGCAGCCCGGCAAGATGCTGCTCATCGACATGGAAGAAGGGCGGATCATCGAGGACGAGGAGATCAAGCGCGCCCTGGCCGAAGCCGCGCCCTACGAGGACTGGCTGGCGGACACCCAGTTCAAGCTGGAAGAGCTGTCGCTGGCGGCCGAGCCGGAGGCGCCGCTCTCCAACGATCCCGACGCCCTGCTCGATCGCCAGCAGGCCTTCGGCTACACCCAGGAGGATCTGGCCTTCTTCCTGGAGCCCATGGGCCGGGCCGGGGACGATCCCATCGGCTCGATGGGCTCGGACACGCCGATCGCCGTGCTCTCGAAGCGGCCGAAGCTGCTCTACGAGTACTTCAAGCAGAACTTCGCCCAGGTCACCAACCCGCCCATTGACCCGATCCGCGAGGAGCTGGTGATGAGCCTGGTCTCGATGATCGGGCCGCGTCCCAACCTGCTCGGCCGGCAGGCGGGCAACCACAAGCGGCTGGAGGTGGCCCAGCCGATCCTCACCGACGAGGACCTGGCGAAGATCCGGGCGATCAACGAGCTGCTGGACGGCGCCTTCCGCACCGCCACCCTCGACGCTACCTGGCCGGCGGAGGAGGGCGCCGCGGGCCTGGACGGGGCGCTGGACCGGCTGTGCCGAGAGGCGACGGACAACGTCCTCGCCGACATGAACATCCTGATCCTGTCGGACCGCGCCGCCTCGGCCGACCGCATCCCGATCCCGGCGGCGCTCGCCACCGCGGCCGTGCACCACCACCTGATCCGCCAGGGCCTGCGGATGCAGACCGGCCTGGTCATCGAGACCGGCGAGGCGCGCGAGGTGCATCACTTCTGCGTCCTGGCCGGCTACGGGGCGGAGGCGGTGAACCCCTATCTGGCCTTCCAGACCCTGGAGCAGATCCGCGTCCGGAACGGCCTGCCGCAGTCGGCCTATGAGGTCCGCAAGAACTTCATCAAGGCCATCGGCAAGGGCGTGCTGAAGGTGATGTCGAAGATGGGCATCTCCACCTACCAGTCCTACTGCGGGGCGCAGATCTTCGACGCCGTCGGCCTGTCGTCGGCGCTGATCGAGAAGTATTTCACCGGCACCGCCTCGACCATCGAAGGCGTCGGGCTGGCGGAGATCGCCGAGGAGAGCGTGCGCCGCCACCGCGACGCCTACGGCGACAACCCGATCTACAAGACCATGCTCGATGTCGGCGGCCAGTACGCCTGGCGGCTGCGCGGCGAGGCGCACGCCTGGAGCCCGGAATCGGTGTCGGCGCTGCAGCACGCGGTGCGCGGCAACCTGCCGGACGCCTATCGCGAGTTCGCCCGCGCGATCAACGAACAGAGCGAGCGCCTGCTGACCATCCGCGGGCTGATGCGCCTGAAGCCGGCCGACCAGCCGGTCCGGCTGGACGAGGTCGAGCCGGCGACGGAGATCGTCAAGCGCTTCTCCACCGGGGCGATGAGCTTCGGCTCGATCAGCCGCGAGGCCCACACCACCCTGGCCATCGCCATGAACCGGATCGGCGGCCGCTCCAACACCGGCGAGGGCGGCGAGGAGGCGGACCGCTTCACGCCGCTGCCGAACGGCGATTCCATGCGCTCGGCCATCAAGCAGGTGGCCTCGGGCCGGTTCGGCGTCACCGCCGAGTACTTGGTCAACGCCGACGACATCCAGATCAAGATGGCCCAGGGCGCCAAGCCGGGGGAGGGCGGCCAGCTGCCCGGGCACAAGGTCGACAAGAACATCGCCCGCGTCCGCCACTCGACGCCCGGCGTCGGCCTGATCAGCCCGCCGCCGCACCACGACATCTATTCCATCGAGGACCTGGCGCAGCTCATCCACGACCTGAAGAACGTCAACCCGCAGGCCCGCATCTCGGTGAAGCTGGTCTCCGAGGTGGGCGTCGGCACGGTGGCGGCCGGCGTCGCCAAGGCGCGGGCGGACCACGTCACCATCTCCGGCTTCGAGGGCGGCACGGGCGCCTCGCCGCTGACCTCGCTGACCCACGCCGGCTCGCCCTGGGAGATCGGCCTGGCCGAGACCCAGCAGACCCTGCTGCTTAACGGCCTGCGCACCCGCATCGCGGTGCAGGCCGACGGCGGCCTGCGCACCGGCCGCGACGTCGCCATCGCGGCGCTGCTGGGCGCCGACGAGTTCGGCTTCGCCACCGCCCCGCTGATCGCCGCCGGCTGCATCATGATGCGCAAGTGCCACCTGAACACCTGCCCGGTGGGCGTGGCGACCCAGGACCCGGTGCTGCGCGCCCGCTTCACCGGCCAGCCCGAGCACGTGATCAACTACTTCTTCTTCGTGGCCGAGGAGCTGCGCGAACTGATGGCCGAGCTGGGGTTCCGGACGGTCAGCGAGATGATCGGCCGTGTCGACCGCCTCGACGTCAGCCCGGCGCTGGACCACTGGAAGGCGCACGGGATCGACCTGTCGCGCATCCTCTACGCGGCCCCGGCCCAGGGCGCGAAAGGCCTGTGGAACCAGGACCGCCAGGACCACGGCCTGGGTAAGGCGCTGGATAACACCCTGATCGCCGACGCCCAGGCGGCGCTGGAGCGTGGCGAACCGGTGCGCGGGACCTACGAGATCCGCAACGTCAACCGCACGGTGGGCGCCATGCTCTCCGGCGCGGTGGCGCGGGCCTATGGCCATGCCGGCCTGCCCGAGGACACCATCGCGCTGACGTTCCGCGGCAACGCCGGCCAGAGCTTCGGCGCCTTCGCCGCGCGGGGGGTGTCGCTGGAGCTGATCGGCGACGCCAACGACTACGTCGGCAAGGGCCTGTCGGGCGGCCGCGTGGTCGTGCGCCAGCCGCCGGAATCCCGGCGCGAGCCCACCCGCAACATCATCGTCGGCAACACCGTCCTCTACGGCGCCATCGCCGGCGAAGCCTATTTTGAGGGCGTCGCCGGCGAGCGGTTCGCGGTGCGCAACTCCGGCGCCGTGACGGTGGTCGAAGGGCTGGGCGACCACGGCTGCGAGTACATGACCGGCGGCGTGGTGGTGGTGCTGGGCGACACCGGCCGCAACTTCGCCGCCGGCATGAGCGGCGGGGTGGCCTACGTCTACGATCCGGGCGGGCGCTTCGCGGGGCTCTGCAACACCGCCATGGTCGAGCTGGAGGCGGTCGAACCGCCCGCGCCCGCCAACGCCGCCGACGAGCCGTTCCGTCCCAGCCAGCGGGCGATCTCGGTGGAGAACAACGGCATGGGCGACATGCTGCGCTACGACGCCGAACGGCTGCGCGTCCTGATCGAGCGCCACCACCTGCACACCGGCAGCGCCCGGGCCGCGGAGATCCTGGACGACTGGGACCAGGCGCGCGCCGCCTTCGTCAAGGTGATGCCCACCGACTACCGCCGCGCGCTGCTCGAGCTCGCCACCGCCCGCGACACGGCCCCCGCCGTCGCGGCCGAATAG
- a CDS encoding glutamate synthase subunit beta yields MGKPTGFLEIERHDRVYEKVESRLRTWKEFVLPLPTAEVGRQAARCMDCGIPFCHQGCPVNNQIPDFNDLVYRDQWKAALENLQSTNNFPEFTGRICPAPCEAACTLNIDDSPVTIKTIECQIVDRGWDEGWIVPQMSPRGTGKRIAVVGSGPAGLACAQQLARAGHAPTVFEKSDRIGGLLRYGIPDFKMEKPLIDRRVRQMEGEGVIFRTSFEVGVTVSVQRLLDDYDVLVMAGGAEEPRDLEVPGRELDGVHFAMDFLTQQNKRNAGDPESIAAPNGTLSAAGKHVVVIGGGDTGSDCIGSSNRQGAASVTQLEIMPRPPERENKSLSWPDWPLKLRTSSSQEEGCERDFAVATRRVVGDGGKVTALECVRLEWVVGDDGRMRMQEVEGSAFELKADLVLLAMGFVGPRRAGLVEQGGVDLDPRGNVLANVTDYRTSAENIFSCGDMRRGQSLVVWAIREGRQCAQAVDEYLMGVSKLPR; encoded by the coding sequence ATGGGCAAGCCCACCGGCTTCCTTGAGATCGAACGCCACGACCGCGTCTACGAGAAGGTGGAGTCGCGGCTGAGAACCTGGAAGGAATTCGTCCTGCCGCTGCCGACCGCGGAGGTCGGCCGGCAGGCGGCGCGCTGCATGGATTGCGGCATCCCGTTCTGCCACCAGGGGTGTCCGGTCAACAACCAGATCCCCGACTTCAACGACCTGGTCTACCGCGACCAGTGGAAGGCGGCGCTGGAGAACCTGCAGTCCACCAACAACTTCCCGGAGTTCACCGGTCGCATCTGCCCCGCGCCCTGCGAGGCCGCCTGCACCCTGAACATCGACGACAGCCCGGTCACCATCAAGACCATCGAGTGCCAGATCGTCGACCGCGGCTGGGACGAGGGCTGGATTGTCCCGCAGATGTCGCCGCGCGGCACCGGCAAGCGGATCGCGGTGGTGGGCTCGGGGCCTGCGGGCCTGGCCTGCGCCCAGCAGCTGGCGCGGGCCGGCCACGCCCCGACGGTGTTCGAGAAGTCCGACCGCATCGGCGGCCTGCTGCGCTACGGCATTCCTGACTTCAAGATGGAGAAGCCGCTCATCGACCGCCGCGTCCGGCAGATGGAAGGCGAGGGCGTGATCTTCCGCACCAGTTTCGAGGTGGGGGTGACAGTGTCGGTCCAGCGCCTGCTGGACGACTACGACGTGCTGGTGATGGCCGGCGGAGCGGAGGAGCCGCGCGACCTGGAGGTCCCCGGCCGCGAACTGGACGGCGTCCATTTCGCCATGGATTTCCTCACCCAGCAGAACAAGCGCAACGCCGGCGATCCGGAGTCCATCGCCGCGCCGAACGGGACCCTGTCGGCGGCCGGCAAGCATGTGGTGGTGATCGGCGGCGGCGACACCGGCTCGGACTGCATAGGCTCCTCCAACCGGCAGGGCGCGGCGTCGGTGACCCAGCTGGAGATCATGCCCAGGCCGCCGGAACGGGAGAACAAGTCACTGTCCTGGCCCGACTGGCCGCTGAAGCTGCGCACCTCCTCCTCGCAGGAAGAGGGCTGCGAGCGCGACTTCGCCGTCGCCACCCGGCGGGTGGTGGGTGACGGCGGCAAGGTCACCGCTCTGGAGTGCGTGCGCCTGGAATGGGTGGTCGGCGACGACGGCCGGATGCGGATGCAGGAGGTCGAGGGTTCGGCCTTCGAGCTGAAGGCCGACCTCGTCCTGCTGGCCATGGGCTTCGTGGGCCCGCGGCGGGCCGGGCTGGTGGAGCAGGGCGGCGTCGACCTCGATCCGCGCGGCAACGTGCTGGCCAACGTGACCGACTACCGGACCTCGGCGGAGAACATCTTCAGCTGCGGCGACATGCGGCGCGGCCAGTCCCTGGTGGTCTGGGCGATCCGCGAGGGCCGCCAGTGCGCTCAGGCGGTGGACGAGTACCTGATGGGCGTCTCCAAGCTGCCGCGCTAG
- a CDS encoding glycosyltransferase — protein MRFALYKGQSQYGSLRLHVDQLAAALTGLGHEAQIIDLMAADAQAELGRALADPPDCFFGFSGVGSDVQIEQVSAYDRLGSVYASLYVDHPVHHQQRLATPIRKHVAFFLDRSHVQLMTAWPKGRGFAHLGFLPPGANELAEPVDLSDETFARRDIPILFTGSYRGPPQAPWRAWEESPARTIVEEVAGRMTADARLPILEALKAVLTALGSELTPQLLSDFLPLLQAPQFFAEAYHRDALLQTLGRAGVPLQIYGAGWEPLVERYPSFQYGGVGSFEETLHLLRRARVVLNINNGFVAGGHERVFTAMCAGAAVFSDNTKYYADTFKEGREISTFAWPKMAEAPDLLGALVADEARLAGIARAGARKAQAEHRWSERAGRLVKAVKQVR, from the coding sequence GTGCGGTTCGCGCTCTACAAAGGCCAGTCGCAGTACGGGTCGCTTCGCCTGCACGTCGACCAGCTGGCCGCCGCGCTGACGGGCCTGGGCCACGAGGCGCAGATCATCGACCTGATGGCGGCCGACGCCCAGGCCGAGCTTGGCCGCGCGCTCGCCGATCCGCCGGACTGCTTCTTCGGATTCAGCGGCGTCGGCTCCGACGTGCAGATCGAACAGGTGTCGGCCTACGACCGGCTGGGCAGCGTCTACGCCTCGCTCTACGTCGACCATCCCGTGCACCACCAGCAGCGGTTGGCGACCCCGATCCGCAAGCACGTCGCCTTCTTCCTCGACCGCAGCCACGTGCAGCTGATGACCGCCTGGCCGAAGGGGCGCGGCTTCGCGCACCTGGGCTTCCTGCCGCCGGGCGCCAATGAGCTGGCCGAGCCGGTCGACCTCTCCGACGAGACCTTCGCCCGGCGTGACATCCCGATCCTCTTCACCGGCAGCTATCGCGGCCCGCCGCAGGCCCCCTGGCGCGCGTGGGAGGAGAGCCCCGCCAGGACCATCGTCGAGGAGGTCGCCGGGCGAATGACCGCCGACGCCCGCCTGCCGATCCTCGAGGCGCTGAAGGCGGTGCTCACCGCGCTCGGCTCGGAACTTACCCCGCAGCTGCTGTCCGACTTCCTGCCGCTGCTGCAGGCGCCGCAGTTCTTCGCCGAGGCCTACCACCGCGACGCCCTGTTGCAGACACTGGGCCGCGCCGGCGTGCCGCTGCAGATCTATGGCGCCGGCTGGGAGCCGCTGGTCGAGCGCTATCCGAGCTTCCAGTACGGCGGCGTGGGCAGTTTCGAGGAGACCCTGCACCTCCTGCGGCGCGCCCGCGTGGTGCTCAACATCAACAACGGCTTCGTCGCCGGCGGGCACGAGCGGGTGTTCACCGCCATGTGCGCGGGAGCGGCGGTTTTCTCCGACAATACAAAATACTACGCCGACACCTTCAAGGAAGGCCGGGAGATCTCGACCTTCGCCTGGCCGAAGATGGCCGAGGCGCCCGACCTGCTGGGCGCGCTGGTGGCTGACGAAGCCCGGCTGGCGGGGATCGCCCGCGCCGGCGCCCGCAAGGCCCAGGCCGAGCACCGCTGGAGCGAGCGCGCCGGCCGGCTGGTCAAGGCCGTCAAACAGGTCCGCTAG